One part of the Cyprinus carpio isolate SPL01 chromosome B12, ASM1834038v1, whole genome shotgun sequence genome encodes these proteins:
- the LOC109072918 gene encoding bone morphogenetic protein 2-B-like, whose amino-acid sequence MHNWNKIFQIKDLTRSVQTQRQAPRFMMELYDAVADSSGTLKNTKVLEGNIVRSFKGQSSGSYHFFNLTSFRPDERVIRAEFRWFRHQQPFNGRHHFYKVDLYEVLESRPKPWRGNLISSRLLPIYTTGWEVFNITQMVTKWILNSGTNNGILVVTALPSGDWFESSIQMKRQSDETNAYLVIYSDDGRKQDQHPPFYTGQNITTSLKLLKPTASLVKSTMRNRRSLRALTSTCQRTNLYVDFTKIGWSGWIISPRGYNAYSCAGSCPFPLSEGLRATNHATVRSIMNTLKLSQEAGRPCCVPDVLHPISLLYFDDEENVVLKQYDDMVAGSCGCH is encoded by the exons ATGCataactggaataaaatattCCAGATCAAAGATCTGACCCGCAGCGTTCAGACGCAGAGGCAGGCGCCTCGGTTCATGATGGAGTTGTATGATGCTGTTGCGGACTCGAGCGGTACGCTGAAAAACACGAAAGTTCTGGAAGGAAATATTGTTAGAAGTTTCAAAG GACAGTCCAGCGGCTCGTATCACTTCTTCAATCTGACATCATTCAGACCGGACGAGCGCGTCATCAGAGCAGAATTCCGATGGTTTCGTCATCAACAGCCTTTTAATGGACGTCATCATTTTTACAAG gTTGACCTGTATGAAGTGCTGGAGAGCAGACCTAAACCTTGGCGAGGAAACTTGATAAGCTCAAGGTTATTACCCATCTACACTACAGGATGGGAGGTCTTCAACATCacacaaatg GTGACCAAATGGATTCTTAACAGCGGTACAAATAATGGTATCCTGGTCGTGACTGCTTTACCTTCAGGTGACTGGTTTGAGTCCAGCATTCAGATGAAGCGGCAGTCAGACGAAACAAATGCATATTTGGTTATATATTCAGATGATGGACGAAAGCAAGACCAACACCCACCTTTTTACACAG GACAAAATATCACCACATCCCTTAAACTCCTCAAGCCTACAGCAAGTTTAGTGAAGTCAACAATGCGCAATCGCAGGAGTCTGCGTGCATTAACCTCTACTTGCCAGAGAACAAATCTCTATGTAGACTTCACTAAAATCGGCTGGTCGGGGTGGATAATATCTCCCAGAGGTTATAACGCATACAGTTGCGCGGGCTCCTGTCCGTTTCCACTGAGTGAAGGTCTACGGGCTACGAATCATGCTACTGTGAGATCCATCATGAACACACTGAAACTATCACAGGAGGCGGGAAGACCCTGCTGTGTGCCAGATGTGCTTCACCCCATCAGTCTCCTGTACTTCGATGACGAGGAAAACGTTGTTCTGAAACAGTACGACGACATGGTTGCTGGCAGTTGTGGCTGCCATTAA
- the LOC122139044 gene encoding uncharacterized protein LOC122139044, whose amino-acid sequence MSNQEKRQRSSMQHLRYLDSFMDEIDREVMSLTDRAFKSLCIGDEAIYNDSEFSPSLVSCHKPMAEDVSKKTQQSSVSAVKKLNSYPLNGANDPLSRSNKSSKDSLLFAAFAAKKNGESSKMTNGDSWDKSALLSIQRELSEFSSDYQSLTAEHLSPAKNHLKSDEKGSAKKSSKVASNPPGKTSKSKQSKNNKLRKLNCINFFLHSEFSPFLSWGDFNKFSMGQEQISEIVLSNRPPEWYDSPLYKELTAAHGHYKLSVPPSVEKDVEMCPKQSETHPLKPQLASVQTAAPNVHPKETGHIQHNIPTKAPPLVAEQRCNSERVEACVPWRKSQSRAKSAAPVGHSINLPACEKTNAREGSAQAFKKEVKTTEDQTSTSSTPFSISQLLTPVIPSRHGTGTSEILQTVLSPTALEIPVLSERELHPSPEIKREGYKSIASSLLFNLKDNRKRVKAMYSPPKFKGLDATNQCKESPQLEVSKDVLEIPENSEAKTISPGHHKAIISQMSPLLETGDTQTGSPANGGMPDDFLALSLLQSGKLKSNRSPGTDKAKYPSLQLYQKASPEEIRANAQTVVDASSQVSTEKASKDHDTKHNDPSKLLKGVELRNKNDTLESMLNAKKPTEGLNSEMTIENKSGKSPGVGLTKLEEQAISDGTNQIKDRLKTRGTVSTQKSPVKDKEPNRKEAGTKHAFSARQNNYIKSQRFVSTDDDKDHDDSSNAKKQLMDIKNENVNDEWSRHSKNTKTTEIRQEEHNEGIRKNKGLVQTTVDGPLLKENVHVSGEATTAKEQSSITSKNGLESRRDQKVKDGTFSVKGNTSAKRALFASMEPVPNKTTAHLKRDNVVIDKYDLAKMALEEVIAEREQRNLKNNARGCEKPQDDLDLPTSGEDQLPSMFMLNERGISTKDGKGQNTASAFKTNWQTVQTKSEDMAKHGESHVPEVKLARPCKQEASNGQCQHAEPIKYKERDRLCLDHHETNTNNISKGDKIHQKTELMNKNISHAMKCSNMGDILESRDIRSVGQYEEELGVDTKGSSYKPEIPPRRGRSNSQSNDRVGEKTEGNLDFKREGDTTGKTEIMESREISKVQSSQTKNRGPVRGNVSALKEKYDKEIKVNRKDVQKGLPVEGTCSEKSMEERPNEKAPKDKIKDKFVPPKLTVSDAESGTYSIIYNEMDSESERISNSSSKESERGKEHFSSQRKHSQVTQDFQKAVGDLTNNINEGMQDKVKTNEKEEGADRQNKSKSPKVYVKDFLSGLFGLSSSERVKTVDELEEELSETLSSESFKPDKVRKDSITVYDILGQSHSVSSLNGKQTHHISHSSNSSEPSLLHESEQRAQPEEMLRNAEVCNMKEKVDEKVKETLQKPSIDSCSLSNHESESDVSDRVVSPPSDVDKRGWVHSLIESARNLTQIPHSHTSSKDQQDSCLNRSDKDEEELDFFKDHTQVDMPAVSVKSPQPNQPAMQFLSLPATHLVTVKDGKLSVGSASVSEEEEGCSAVSTLSEGIDGYETSKGDMMEENIFSNAPTEDAEGSKAPSERSASASSANDGQGQNKPPVVPPKTEKALRRAMKLTTRRIQKAEAKSKSEHKGDKSVTHKAERRHHNTDKVHDRSEHRSLSSDRISNKQSKHLEDTLEHKAQRSEKHARRHSGHKSQNVEENDPSKKVPHATKGKDTGDSKTHCSEKQQKGTSNHGDHLENGQISSDRLGRSNEKYLPKKLERRTQSLDRFLRVKRENMSSSTGKTGVDVHSTEGSQYSTQKGLPLRHNSIEHTYAPATNLVTQSFPITQRKLLQDPDSGEYFLVDMPVQVKAKTFFDPETKSYVQLPVQSPNAAVRQAPPLEMMNTPSLMLYHGFVPVPLPSQKSVVRTGGSMIPPDDPENFEPSRKLMQETFYKMHNEEVNPYSDPVYISQEHTPEEEIDSVR is encoded by the coding sequence ATGAGCAACCAAGAGAAGCGCCAAAGGTCAAGCATGCAGCACCTCCGCTATCTTGATAGCTTTATGGATGAAATAGACCGTGAGGTCATGAGCCTGACGGATCGAGCTTTTAAGAGTCTGTGCATTGGAGATGAAGCAATCTACAATGACTCAGAGTTTTCCCCCTCTCTAGTCAGCTGCCACAAGCCAATGGCGGAGGACGTCTCAAAAAAGACTCAGCAGAGCTCAGTTTCTGCTGtcaaaaaacttaattcttaCCCCCTTAATGGAGCGAATGATCCATTGAGTAGATCAAATAAGTCATCCAAAGACTCATTGCTTTTTGCAGCGTTTGCAGCCAAAAAGAATGGTGAGAGCAGCAAGATGACAAATGGTGATTCATGGGACAAATCTGCTCTACTCAGCATCCAAAGGGAGCTCTCTGAGTTTTCTTCAGATTATCAGAGTTTAACAGCGGAACATCTTTCCCCAGCCAAAAATCATCTTAAATCAGATGAGAAAGGGTCTGCCAAAAAATCAAGCAAGGTTGCTTCGAATCCCCCGGGAAAAACTTCTAAaagtaaacaaagcaaaaacaacaaactgagaAAACTGAACTGCATAAACTTCTTCCTCCACAGCGAATTCAGCCCGTTTTTGTCATGGGGGGATTTTAATAAATTCTCAATGGGGCAGGAGCAAATTTCGGAGATAGTGTTGAGCAACAGGCCACCTGAATGGTATGACTCACCTCTTTACAAAGAATTAACTGCGGCACATGGACACTATAAATTAAGTGTTCCCCCATCAGTTGAAAAAGATGTTGAAATGTGTCCAAAACAAAGTGAGACTCATCCACTTAAACCACAACTTGCTTCTGTACAAACGGCAGCACCTAATGTACACCCAAAAGAGACCGGGCACATCCAACATAATATTCCTACAAAAGCTCCTCCACTTGTTGCTGAACAGAGATGTAATTCAGAAAGAGTGGAAGCTTGCGTTCCCTGGCGAAAAAGCCAAAGTAGAGCAAAAAGTGCTGCTCCTGTGGGGCATTCCATCAATTTACCGGCCTGTGAAAAGACAAACGCTAGAGAAGGGAGTGCACAGGCATTTAAAAAAGAGGTCAAAACAACAGAGGACCAGACCTCCACCAGTTCAACTCCTTTCAGTATTTCACAGCTGTTGACACCAGTGATACCCTCCAGACATGGGACAGGAACTTCAGAGATACTGCAAACTGTGCTCTCGCCCACTGCCCTGGAGATCCCAGTGCTCTCTGAGAGAGAACTGCATCCCTCGCCTGAGATTAAGAGAGAAGGGTACAAATCCATAGCATCAAGCTTGTTGTTCAATCTCAAGGACAACAGAAAACGGGTTAAGGCCATGTACAGTCCACCTAAGTTTAAAGGTTTGGATGCTACAAATCAATGTAAAGAGTCCCCCCAGCTTGAAGTGTCAAAAGATGTGCTTGAAATACCAGAGAATTCAGAAGCTAAAACAATTTCACCTGGTCATCACAAAGCCATTATCTCTCAAATGAGTCCCTTGTTGGAAACTGGAGATACACAAACTGGCTCTCCTGCAAATGGTGGAATGCCAGATGACTTTTTGGCACTGAGTCTGCTTCAATCtggaaaattaaaatcaaacaggAGCCCTGGAACTGACAAGGCAAAATACCCATCATTACAACTTTACCAGAAAGCTAGTCCTGAGGAGATCAGAGCAAATGCTCAAACTGTGGTTGATGCCAGCTCTCAGGTTTCCACAGAAAAAGCCAGCAAAGATCATGACACAAAGCATAATGATCCAAGTAAATTGTTGAAAGGTGTAGAGTTGCGAAACAAAAATGATACCTTAGAGTCAATGCTAAATGCCAAAAAGCCCACTGAAGGTTTAAATAGTGAAATGACTATTGAAAACAAATCTGGAAAAAGCCCAGGTGTAGGTTTAACAAAACTGGAAGAACAAGCCATTAGTGATGGCACAAATCAAATTAAGGACAGGTTGAAAACTAGAGGAACAGTCAGTACACAGAAAAGCCCTGTTAAAGATAAAGAACCCAACAGAAAGGAGGCAGGAACAAAGCATGCATTTTCTGCACGACAGAACAACTACATTAAAAGTCAGAGATTTGTAAGTACAGATGATGATAAAGATCATGATGATAGTTCTAATGCCAAAAAACAGCTGATggatataaaaaatgaaaatgttaatgatgagTGGTCCAGGCattccaaaaatacaaaaacgacAGAGATAAGACAAGAGGAGCATAATGAAGGAATACGTAAAAATAAAGGACTAGTTCAAACAACAGTGGATGGACCACTATTGAAAGAAAATGTTCATGTAAGTGGAGAGGCAACCACAGCTAAAGAACAGAGTAGTATTACATCAAAGAATGGGTTGGAAAGTCGAAGAGATCAAAAAGTAAAAGATGGAACTTTCTCAGTAAAAGGAAACACTTCTGCAAAGAGAGCACTGTTTGCATCAATGGAACCTGTGCCAAATAAGACAACTGCACACTTAAAGAGAGATAATGTTGTTATAGATAAGTATGACTTGGCCAAAATGGCTTTAGAGGAAGTAATTGCTGAACGAGAGCaaagaaatttgaaaaataatgcacgTGGTTGTGAAAAACCTCAAGATGATCTTGATTTACCCACCAGTGGAGAGGACCAACTACCTAGTATGTTTATGCTGAATGAAAGGGGGATAAGTACAAAAGATGGCAAAGGTCAGAATACTGCATCAGCTTTTAAAACCAATTGGCAGACTGTGCAAACAAAGTCAGAAGACATGGCCAAACATGGTGAAAGTCATGTGCCTGAGGTAAAATTAGCCAGGCCCTGTAAGCAGGAAGCATCTAATGGGCAGTGCCAGCATGCAGAACCTAtaaaatataaagagagagacagactgtgCCTAGACCATCATGAAACCAACACAAATAATATCAGTAAGGGTGATAAAATACACCAAAAGACAgagttaatgaataaaaatataagtcatgCAATGAAATGCTCAAACATGGGAGATATTTTGGAAAGTAGAGATATTCGTAGTGTGGGACAGTATGAGGAAGAGTTGGGTGTTGACACAAAGGGCAGTTCCTATAAACCTGAGATACCCCCAAGAAGAGGGAGAAGTAATTCTCAGAGTAATGACAGAGTAGGTGAAAAGACAGAAGGTAATTTGGACTTTAAAAGAGAAGgtgacactacaggcaaaactgAGATAATGGAAAGTAGGGAAATAAGCAAAGTTCAGTCAAGTCAAACAAAGAATCGAGGCCCAGTGAGAGGAAATGTATCAGCTCTGAAAGAGAAGTatgacaaagaaattaaggtgAACCGCAAGGATGTTCAGAAAGGTCTGCCTGTTGAAGGTACATGTTCTGAAAAGTCTATGGAAGAGAGACCCAATGAAAAGGCcccaaaagacaaaataaaagacaaatttgtTCCACCAAAACTCACAGTCAGTGATGCTGAAAGTGGCACTTATTCCATTATCTACAATGAGATGGATTCAGAGAGTGAAAGAATATCCAACAGCTCTTCAAAAGAATCAGAAAGAGGCAAGGAACATTTTAGTTCACAGAGGAAACACAGCCAAGTCACCCAAGACTTCCAAAAGGCTGTAGGCGATCTCACAAACAACATAAATGAAGGAATGCAAGACAAGGTAAAAACAAATGAGAAGGAAGAAGGTGCTGACAGGCAAAACAAATCCAAAAGCCCAAAAGTCTATGTGAAAGACTTCTTAAGTGGACTTTTTGGACTGTCAAGCTCAGAAAGAGTCAAAACGGTAGATGAACTTGAGGAGGAACTCTCTGAAACACTGTCCTCAGAGTCTTTCAAACCTGATAAAGTCAGAAAGGACAGTATCACAGTATATGATATCCTTGGGCAGTCTCACTCCGTATCCTCGTTAAATGGTAAACAAACACATCACATCAGTCACTCTTCAAATTCAAGTGAACCCTCTCTATTGCACGAATCCGAACAGAGGGCACAACCAGAAGAGATGTTAAGGAATGCAGAAGTCTGCAACATGAAAGAAAAAGTAGATGAAAAGGTGAAGGAGACTTTACAGAAACCATCAATAGATTCTTGCTCATTAAGCAACCATGAAAGTGAGTCAGATGTCTCTGACAGGGTAGTTTCTCCACCTAGTGATGTGGACAAGAGGGGATGGGTGCACAGTTTGATTGAGTCAGCTAGAAACTTAACACAAATACCACACAGTCATACTTCATCCAAGGATCAACAAGACAGCTGCTTGAATAGATCTGATAAAGATGAGGAAGAGCTGGACTTCTTTAAAGATCATACTCAAGTTGATATGCCTGCTGTATCAGTCAAGAGCCCtcaaccaaaccaaccagcaaTGCAATTCTTGTCCCTTCCGGCAACTCACCTGGTCACAGTCAAGGACGGAAAGCTGTCGGTTGGAAGTGCCTCTGtgtctgaggaggaggagggatgCTCTGCTGTGAGCACTCTATCTGAGGGAATTGATGGCTATGAAACAAGCAAAGGGGATATGATGGAGGAGAACATCTTTAGCAATGCACCAACAGAGGATGCGGAGGGATCCAAGGCACCCAGCGAGAGATCTGCTTCAGCCAGCAGTGCAAACGATGGTCAGGGTCAGAACAAGCCACCTGTTGTACCTCCAAAAACTGAAAAGGCTCTACGCCGAGCCATGAAGCTCACCACACGGAGGATACAAAAAGCTGAAGCTAAAAGCAAATCTGAGCATAAAGGTGACAAAAGCGTCACTCACAAGGCTGAGAGGAGGCACCACAACACTGACAAAGTACATGACCGATCAGAACATAGGTCGCTTAGCAGTGACAGAATCAGCAATAAGCAAAGCAAACATCTCGAAGACACGCTTGAGCACAAAGCTCAAAGAAGTGAGAAGCATGCTAGACGCCATAGTGGTCACAAGAGCCAAAACGTAGAAGAGAATGATCCTAGTAAAAAAGTGCCACATGCAACCAAGGGCAAAGATACTGGTGACTCAAAGACCCATTGCAGTGAGAAACAACAAAAAGGCACATCAAACCATGGGGATCATTTGGAGAATGGCCAAATAAGCAGTGACAGACTGGGCCGAAGCAATGAGAAATACTTGCCCAAGAAACTGGAACGTAGGACTCAAAGTCTAGATAGATTTTTAAGGGTTAAGCGTGAAAACATGTCGAGCAGCACTGGGAAAACTGGTGTTGACGTTCATTCGACAGAAGGATCACAATACTCTACTCAAAAAGGATTACCATTGCGCCACAACAGCATTGAACATACTTATGCACCAGCCACTAATCTTGTAACACAGTCCTTCCCGATCACCCAAAGGAAGCTTTTACAGGACCCCGACTCTGGAGAATACTTTCTGGTGGATATGCCTGTACAGGTCAAAGCGAAAACGTTCTTTGACCCGGAAACAAAAAGTTACGTGCAACTTCCAGTACAATCTCCCAATGCTGCTGTGCGACAAGCTCCACCATTGGAGATGATGAACACACCATCACTTATGCTGTATCATGGCTTTGTTCCAGTGCCCCTACCATCACAGAAATCTGTTGTGAGGACTGGAGGATCTATGATTCCTCCTGATGACCCGGAAAACTTTGAACCTAGCAGGAAACTGATGCAGGAAACcttttataaaatgcataatgAAGAGGTAAATCCTTACTCTGATCCTGTGTATATATCACAAGAACATACACCCGAAGAGGAAATTGATAGTGTGAGATGA